A genome region from Calliopsis andreniformis isolate RMS-2024a chromosome 2, iyCalAndr_principal, whole genome shotgun sequence includes the following:
- the LOC143184472 gene encoding small subunit processome component 20 homolog, with translation MKNKPTRHKESNTFQFKTFSERVSEIDVDVFHRVVHRNEEEDEEVETYFHQTLQKWNFLNLTEGYCNFKREVRDIVTLPQLINQKQFVIDKLIEYLQKKDVLFLQPILELVVAVSKDLQKDFYEYFPRFLNVIIELLQTKDTEQIEYTFTCLAYLFKFLWRYLVKNVKTVLDLLLPLLADTQPAFINSFAAESFAFVVRKVKGKESFLKIVLQLLEENPSGIPGCGKLLFEVISGTPGQFHSCAEQILSLYFNALHDESINQDLAFKVLKEIINCFLQHIHPQKCNTFWSVLLNFIDMSVEKTKHFQPLAGRGKSLILVLKLLCIVINYKNGRFVIDPVPLVKKMIQVLDIFENDNDVLQETINGAVAVLLASNVKLMQETSSQILLKVMAVRDFKLLYNAVESLMHYSAFETLVLPQILRHNIATGFNDDNLQLFSKIIKAKSPLCLNGISLDKWKKYILDIRGSKSESIDYLLKELKAILDNNFSTNALKVLIIAPHLKPLPEEFKNILQEDILFLYKQMLNESVTENDLTKLSFTFLLSLESAIHTLEPEVLHKFMKNGDINVLNLLIKYPDNKFILNAMDLCMTYFSTSQYREIYINQHIFDILNNTIAPKLSSPFSEIRLVVTHLYSLFNDVKEITSATNSEKTAMELIYLAEFEPITVQTYRNKLLCLQTLTFESNSVSNLNPKYHDFPLRYLLGTLYINFSLLWEPVSKIIASYATKECEQFWPIFLSELKCEHKSSIDYTPLFQCNVISEIEVAIQKSNVKPDYENHKILLWKCMAHFSHFCEIKNRDLTGLFIDYVTDNFFKTNSEDAKYCSILKNQESNIPDNSMEIDAIEDGDSESEENGKEETQEKEEEEEKEEKETIISKTTDSKQIFRATKNYKVKLLIAQLEIFEKVTNPKTLYRESEIQKIYLDLLSSRSPDIQRAALNCLLTYKYKYLLPYKDNLYNLINEKNLKNELTRFRIDTDSSMIQDEHRTELIPILMRIVYAKMVSKMGMRTGGKGGGLVRRKMILRFLAGTQENEMIVFAKMAFKPFKKYISLEMEEKVDLKQLTHNIINTVDLNNVIPPKRLQSAVNLLSILIEQFGSKMEQKLLPYLLGLVLCILAEITGILQRSDNVHSGYLTSIKNVRSSCILILARFFGHFENYQWTEHEIDGLFNVAVYPWLEKLPSEGIHSPTPLLKLFIAWSQNSRYYPLFIKYREDNKSISPLPYIMQLFLGRKTHPSVVNAILEMIEKMVTLQDYGKTNENDMDTDTAIVPLTPALTNLLEINEGALSSGVNYGSTILLPHVFNILAHIKHKLEKSTRGVNKSELLILSRISEFVKDADTCDTLLTLIVPILVKKTTTGAGKETVIELITTVINLIKHIKKPEIHIRAIIPLLGTLSATPARKLFLELFKTIAEKSSEDCRETLIQNYNIISALNAWDRRWIDQPDFQKRLDAFTEIKNAVEQDSITLEFGIAVIYNCYYILRNETDLAMKDYAGQCLKLIGPKLAKKHGGNVSDRRYLMDDTILMLIRRGIGSKNETVRFQSIGFLGHMAMECSEVHSVLRDLSLLANKMDPEVDFFENMQHLQLHRRARALLKFCNLAKTLKKGPNPRTLTQFILPLASMYLCNEAFIHKNSLIDAAIETIGTVCKLLPWHQYEVILKYYLGKLRGSVDFQKQLVRIIVIILDSFHFDLSKYKPIEGLPESKSNKGFRKIERSDEKEEKDEKATEKENEVTNDQEAEEKLNEALNSENVENIEEIVEKKKTQEDVFVIEKQTMLSQHGAQRIVFSISRELLPQLHRSIIARTSRENSHKVNKKRVAMENEEEELMRVPIALALVKLLQKLPEHILNINLPGIFMKLCTFLKSRLESVRRATREILQKIMISLGPKYLHYLLREMNTLLTKGFQVHVLAYTVQSVLVALKPYFQKFDINQNLQSILSVCKVDLFGLTAEEKEVIGIVKNVAEAKSTKSFDILHILAQYITESCLVDLILPLKEVLMKTHSHKTVQKVIECLRNVVLGLADNTFIPLDQMLIFLYGIVSESIPDLMPEKKDKQLTEKEAETLVRQKPDLYIIPPQPKSRMGIKVASKTSKNMNAHVITEFGLRLFHILLKRDKISSEEFKLFIDPFVPLISDCLKSQHVKLSTLGLQCLNWLLKMDLSSVQETISDICSSIFSILHKYAAAGLSKGDNFDLVMASFKCMSVIVRDVKHYTITVEQLKVLMMYAEQDMHDSDKQATAFGLLKAIIARKMVFEEMYLVMEKVAALSITSELEHVRQQSRSVFYSYLMEYPLGKHLKKHVLFYLTQLGYEMQPGRLSALEMLHSMITGFPLKTLMLMSDLIFVMAGVRLVNDDDPTCRKLCAKCLKEMITRIRPNKRSKLFDVVMEWLKDSKLIHRTLAAQLCGIFVIVEKDTFESRLKEVLPVLLKQFHANFNDKDEPGRFVKLRTIQETAKYEMQPNIKDPERMKDHHMFQVLQLLLKISANCTAFFKNDAYKQSVRLFAEYCQSLLAHPHLWVRLAASQMIGFVLAALDVNKIIDCLENPEKCETETAYMYSDPMTIIKTLSLDLIAQLQPDMAFEELADQTVKNLIFIARILKSVKPLNIITADREEEEKDKDKNICLPWLVRRLRKAVNIEIAQSPKSIAVRTAFFKWVAGAVATIPMEYLNTVLFNIMTPIVREISAAGEPSTGLRRLAKEAATMIKKSLGSEEYARLMSRVQQNLDIKKAERRKIRTQQYVTDPELAAKRKIARQQKKKEARKRKLDTVRGKKVMKKRPKKEVDLDII, from the exons ATGAAGAATAAACCAACTCGTCATAAGGAATCAAATACCTTTCAG TTTAAAACATTTTCTGAAAGAGTAAGTGAAATTGACGTTGATGTGTTCCACCGTGTGGTACATCGAAATGAGGAAGAGGACGAAGAGGTCGAAACGTATTTTCATCAGACACTTCAGAAGTGGAATTTTCTTAACCTCACGGAAGGTTACTGTAACTTCAAGAGGGAAGTCCGCGATATTGTTACACTGCCACAGCTGATTAATCAAAAGCAATTTGTAATTGATAAGTTAATAGAATACTTACAAAAAAAGGATGTTTTGTTTCTGCAACCAATCTTGGA ATTAGTGGTTGCTGTATCAAAAGATTTGCAGAAGGATTTTTATGAATACTTTCCTCGGTTTTTAAATGTTATCATTGAATTACTACAAACAAAAGATACTGAACAAATAGAGTACACATTCACATGCTTGGCCTACTTATTCAAGTTTTTATGGCGGTACCTGGTCAAAAATGTTAAAACTGTGTTGGATCTTTTATTACCATTGCTGGCAGATACACAACCAGCTTTCATAAACAGCTTTGCAGCTGAAAGTTTTGCATTTGTAGTACGCAAAGTTAAAGGTAAAGAGTCTTTCTTGAAAATAGTGCTTCAACTCTTGGAAGAGAACCCCAGTGGAATACCAGGATGTGGTAAATTATTATTTGAAGTAATATCTGGTACACCAGGACAGTTTCATTCTTGCGCAGAACAAATACTTTCATTATATTTCAATGCATTACACGATGAATCTATTAATCAGGACCTGGCATTTAAAGTGTTGAAGGAAATTATTAATTGCTTTCTGCAGCACATACACCCACAGAAATGTAATACATTTTGGTCTGTACTTTTGAATTTCATAGATATGTCTGTTGAAAAGACCAAGCACTTTCAACCATTAGCTGGAAGAGGGAAAAGCTTGATTCTGGTGCTGAAATTGTTGTGTATagttattaattataaaaaCGGAAGATTTGTTATAGATCCAGTACCTCTGGTTAAAAAAATGAtacaagttctggacatttttgAAAATGATAATGATGTGTTACAGGAAACTATAAATGGAGCAGTCGCTGTCCTTTTGGCATCTAATGTTAAATTAATGCAAGAAACATCTAGCCAAATACTGCTTAAAGTTATGGCTGTGAGAGATTTCAAATTGTTATATAATGCTGTTGAAAGTTTAATGCATTATTCTGCATTTGAAACTTTGGTATTACCACAGATATTGAGACATAATATTGCTACTGGCTTCAATGATGATAATTTGCAGTTATTTTCCAAAATAATTAAAGCAAAATCTCCACTATGTCTTAATGGTATTAGTTTAGATAAGTGgaagaaatatattttagatATCCGAGGTTCTAAATCTGAGAGTATTGACTATCTTCTGAAAGAGTTGAAGGCTATACTGGATAATAATTTTTCAACTAATGCACTGAAAGTATTAATAATTGCACCACATTTGAAACCTTTACCAGAagaattcaaaaatattttacaagagGATATCTTGTTCTTATATAAGCAGATGCTAAACGAATCTGTTACTGAAAATGATTTAACTAAATTATCTTTCACATTCTTATTATCTTTAGAATCTGCAATTCACACTTTAGAACCTGAAGTTCTACATAAATTTATGAAAAATGGTGACATAAATGTATTAAATCTTCTGATTAAATATCCAGATAATAAATTCATTTTAAATGCGATGGATTTATGTATGACATATTTCAGTACGTCACAATATCGAGAAATATATATTAATCAACACATCTTTGATATCTTAAACAACACCATTGCACCAAAATTAAGTTCGCCTTTTAGTGAAATTCGTTTAGTCGTGACTCATTTATATTCATTATTTAACGATGTTAAGGAGATCACATCTGCTACAAACTCTGAAAAAACTGCAATGGAACTTATATATTTAGCAGAATTTGAACCTATAACAGTCCAAACTTATCGCAATAAATTGCTATGCTTGCAAACTTTGACATTTGAAAGTAATTCAGTTTCAAACTTAAATCCCAAATACCATGACTTTCCGCTACGATATTTATTGGGTACTTTGTACATAAACTTCTCTCTGCTATGGGAACCTGTAAGTAAAATTATAGCCTCGTACGCTACTAAAGAATGTGAGCAATTTTGGCCCATTTTTCTGAGTGAGCTGAAATGTGAGCACAAATCGAGCATAGATTATACGCCGCTTTTTCAGTGCAATGTTATTTCCGAAATAGAAGTTGCAATACAAAAAAGCAATGTCAAACCTGATTATGAAAATCATAAAATTCTTCTGTGGAAATGTATGGCACACTTCTCACATTTTTGTGAAATTAAAAACAGGGATTTAACAGGACTGTTTATTGACTATGTAACTGATAACttttttaaaacaaattctGAAGATGCCAAATATTGTAGCATTCTGAAAAATCAAGAATCAAATATTCCTGATAATAGTATGGAAATTGATGCAATAGAAGATGGTGATAGTGAATCTGAAGAAAATGGAAAAGAAGAAACGCAAGAGaaggaagaggaggaagagaaagaagagaaagaaACCATAATCTCAAAAACTACAGACTCCAAACAAATATTTAGAGCAACCAAGAATTATAAAGTGAAGCTTTTAATCGCGCAACTAGAGATATTTGAGAAGGTAACAAATCCTAAAACATTGTACAGAGAATCAGAGATACAGAAAATTTATTTAGATCTGTTGTCATCAAGAAGTCCTGATATTCAAAGAGCTGCCTTAAATTGTCTTCTTACgtacaaatataaatatttactacCATACAAAGataatttatacaatttaattaaCGAGAAAAATCTAAAAAACGAATTGACACGTTTTAGAATTGATACAGACAGCAGTATGATTCAAGATGAGCATAGAACTGAATTGATACCTATATTAATGAGGATAGTTTATGCAAAAATGGTTTCAAAAATGGGAATGAGAACTGGTGGCAAAGGTGGAGGACTTGTGAGACGAAAAATGATTTTACGTTTCCTAGCTGGTACTCAAGAGAATGAAATGATTGTATTCGCAAAAATGGCATTCAAACcttttaaaaaatacatatcCCTTGAAATGGAAGAAAAAGTCGATTTGAAACAGCTCACGCACAATATTATTAATACAGTTGATTTAAACAATGTTATCCCGCCTAAACGTTTACAGAGTGCTGTCAATTTACTTTCAATTTTAATCGAGCAATTCGGTAGTAAAATGGAACAAAAGTTATTGCCTTATCTACTTGGTTTGGTACTATGTATTTTGGCAGAGATTACGGGAATCTTACAGAGATCAGATAATGTTCACAGTGGGTATTTAACATCTATAAAGAATGTTCGGTCAAGTTGTATCCTAATACTAGCACGATTTTTTGGTCATTTTGAAAATTATCAATGGACTGAACATGAAATAGATGGCTTGTTTAATGTAGCAGTATATCCATGGTTGGAAAAATTGCCTAGTGAGGGTATTCATAGTCCTACTCCTCTATTAAAATTGTTCATCGCATGGAGCCAGAACTCCCGTTATTAtccattatttataaaatatcgaGAAGATAATAAATCTATCAGTCCTCTTCCATACATTATGCAGCTCTTTTTGGGCCgaaaaactcatccatctgttgTCAATGCAATACTCGAAATGATCGAGAAAATGGTAACATTGCAAGATTATGGGAAGACAAACGAGAATGATATGGATACTGATACAGCTATTGTTCCTTTAACACCAGCACTCACTAATCTCCTAGAAATAAATGAAGGAGCATTATCTAGTGGCGTTAATTATGGATCTACTATACTTCTTCCTCACGTTTTTAATATTTTGGCTCACATTAAACATAAACTGGAGAAGTCGACCAGAGGAGTGAACAAATCAGAATTACTAATTTTATCTCGCATTTCCGAATTTGTAAAAGATGCAGATACGTGTGATACACTCCTTACTTTAATTGTCCCAATATTAGTTAAGAAAACAACTACTGGAGCAGGCAAAGAAACTGTTATTGAGTTAATTACGACtgttataaatctaataaaacaTATCAAAAAGCCAGAAATTCACATacgtgcaattatacctttattAGGTACATTATCAGCCACACCAGCTCGTAAACTCTTCTTGGAGCTCTTCAAAACGATTGCCGAAAAATCTTCAGAAGATTGCCGTGAAACATTAAtacaaaattataatataataagtgCCCTTAATGCGTGGGATCGTCGATGGATTGATCAACCAGATTTCCAAAAGAGATTGGATGCATTCACTGAGATTAAAAATGCAGTAGAACAAGATAGCATTACGCTGGAGTTTGGGATAGCTGTTATTTATAATTGCTATTACATTCTTAGAAATGAAACAGATTTGGCGATGAAAGATTATGCGGGACAGTGCCTTAAACTTATCGGTCCTAAATTAGCAAAAAAGCACGGAGGAAATGTATCAGATAGGCGTTATCTAATGGATGATACTATTTTAATGCTCATAAGAAGAGGCATAGGTAGTAAAAATGAAACTGTACGATTCCAATCAATAGGCTTCTTAGGACACATGGCTATGGAATGTTCAGAGGTCCATTCTGTTTTACGAGATCTATCTTTGTTAGCTAACAAAATGGATCCTGAAGTGGATTTCTTCGAAAATATGCAACACTTACAACTGCATAGAAGAGCTCGCGCATTGCTTAAATTCTGCAACTTAGCGAAGACATTGAAAAAGGGACCAAATCCACGAACATTAACGCAATTTATTCTTCCCCTTGCTTCTATGTATTTATGTAATGAAGCTTTCATACACAAGAACAGTCTTATTGATGCTGCAATAGAAACAATTGGCACTGTGTGCAAGCTTTTACCTTGGCACCAGTATGAAgtcattttaaaatattatttaggAAAATTGAGAGGCTCTGTTGACTTTCAGAAACAACTTGTtagaataattgttattatattgGATTCTTTCCACTTTGATCTGTCAAAATATAAACCAATAGAAGGATTACCAGAATCAAAAAGTAATAAGGGATttagaaaaattgaaagaagtgatgaaaaagaagaaaaggatgAAAAAGCTACGGAAAAAGAGAATGAAGTAACTAATGACCAAGAAGCTGAAGAAAAACTAAACGAAGCTTTAAATTCGGAAAACGTGGAAAATATTGAAGAAATCGTGGAGAAGAAGAAAACACAAGAAGATGTATTTGTAATAGAGAAACAAACAATGCTTTCACAACATGGAGCACAGAGAATTGTATTTAGTATATCTAGGGAGTTATTACCTCAGCTTCACCGTTCTATCATAGCAAGAACAAGTCGGGAAAATAGTCACAAagttaataaaaaaagggtTGCAATGGAAAACGAGGAAGAAGAACTAATGCGAGTTCCCATCGCTCTTGCTCTTGTTAAATTATTACAGAAGTTACCTgaacatattttaaatattaatttaccaGG AATCTTTATGAAGTTGTGTACCTTCTTAAAATCACGTTTGGAATCAGTTCGACGCGCTACTCGAGAAATATTACAAAAGATAATGATAAGTTTGGGTCCAAAATATCTTCATTATCTTTTAAGAGAAATGAATACACTGCTAACAAAGGGTTTTCAAGTTCACGTTCTTGCTTATACAGTACAATCAGTGTTGGTTGCGTTGAAACCATATTTCCAGAAGTTTGACATCAATCAAAATCTCCAGAGCATTTTATCT gtATGTAAAGTGGATTTATTTGGATTAACTGCAGAGGAGAAAGAAGTAATAGGAATTGTGAAAAATGTGGCAGAAGCAAAATCAACAAAAAGTTTTGATATTTTGCACATACTAGCACAGTATATCACAGAATCCTGTTTAGTCGATTTAATCTTACCATTGAAAGAAGTACTCATGAAAACGCACTCGCATAAAACTGTGCAGAAAGTAATAGAGTGTTTAAGAAACGTAGTTTTGGGTTTAGCTGATAACACTTTTATTCCATTAGATCAAATGTTAATATTCCTTTATGGCATAGTCTCTGAAAGCATTCCTGACCTCATGCCCGAAAAAAAGGATAAGCAGCTCACAGAAAAAGAAGCTGAAACATTAGTTCGGCAAAAACCAGATCTCTACATTATACCACCTCAACCAAAGAGTAGAATGGGGATAAAAGTAGCATCAAAAACATCGAAAAATATGAATGCCCATGTTATTACAGAATTTGGATTAAGGCtctttcatattttattaaaaagggACAAAATATCCAGTGAAGAGTTTAAACTTTTCATAGATCCATTCGTACCACTTATAAGTGACTGCTTAAAATCTCAACACGTTAAG TTAAGTACTTTGGGCTTACAATGCCTGAATTGGTTGCTAAAGATGGACTTATCTTCAGTCCAAGAAACGATCTCCGATATTTGTTCGTCTATTTTTAGTATATTGCATAAATACGCTGCAGCAGGTTTAAGTAAAGGAGACAATTTCGATCTGGTCATGGCTAGTTTCAAATGTATGTCTGTAATTGTTCGCGACGTAAAACATTACACAATTACTGTGGAACAGTTAAAAGTTTTGATGATGTACGCTGAACAAGACATGCACGACAGCGACAAGCAAGCAACAGCATTTGGTTTACTCAAAGCGATAATTGCAAGGAAGATGGTTTTCGAAGAGATGTATCTCGTTATGGAAAAGGTTGCTGCTTTGAGTATCACATCCGAATTAGAGCACGTCAGGCAACAATCTCGTTCCGTCTTTTATTCATATTTGATGGAATACCCCCTTGGGAAGCATTTGAAGAAGCATGTACTATTTTATTTAACTCAACTCGGTTACGAAATGCAACCTGGTCGACTTAGCGCATTAGAGATGCTTCATAGCATGATCACAGGATTTCCATTG aAAACTTTGATGCTGATGTCGGATCTCATATTTGTGATGGCAGGTGTAAGACTAGTTAATGATGACGATCCAACTTGTCGCAAGTTGTGTGCGAAATGTCTCAAAGAAATGATCACACGCATACGTCCCAATAAACGGAGCAAACTTTTTGATGTAGTCATGGAATGGTTAAAAGACTCGAAG TTAATACATCGTACGCTAGCTGCTCAATTATGCGGCATATTCGTGATAGTGGAGAAAGATACTTTCGAATCTCGGTTAAAGGAAGTACTACCTGTTTTATTGAAACAGTTTCACGCCAACTTCAACGACAAAGACGAACCTGGACGTTTTGTAAAGTTACGTACAATTCAGGAAACAGCTAAATACGAAATGCAACCTAATATTAAAGACCCAGAGAGAATGAAAGATCATCATATGTTCCAAGTTTTGCAATTGTTGCTAAAAATATCGGCAAATTGTACAGCGTTCTTTAAGAACGATGCGTACAAACAGTCTGTCCGTTTATTTGCTG AATACTGTCAGTCTTTATTAGCACATCCTCACCTGTGGGTTCGTTTAGCAGCATCGCAAATGATTGGTTTTGTGTTGGCTGCTCTTGATGTGAACAAGATCATCGACTGTTTAGAAAATCCGGAAAAATGCGAAACAGAAACAGCTTATATGTATTCTGACCCTATGACTATCATAAAGACCCTCTCTTTAGATTTAATCGCACAATTACAACCGGATATGGCGTTCGAAGAGTTGGCGGATCAGACAGTTAAGAATTTAATTTTCATCGCGAGGATTTTAAAGTCTGTAAAACCGCTGAATATTATTACTGCCGATCGAGAAGAGGAAGAGAAAGATAAAGACAAAAATATATGTCTGCCTTGGCTTGTTAGAAGACTGAGAAAAGCTGTGAATATAGAAATAGCTCAATCTCCTAAATCGATAGCAGTA CGAACAGCTTTTTTCAAATGGGTCGCTGGTGCAGTGGCTACCATACCGATGGAATATTTAAACACTGTACTGTTTAATATTATGACGCCAATTGTACGTGAAATATCAGCTGCAGGGGAACCTAGTACCGGCTTACGACGACTGGCGAAAGAGGCAGCTACAATGATAAAAAAATCTTTAGGGAGTGAAGAATACGCTAGGTTGATGAGTCGGGTACAGCAAAACTTAGATATTAAAAAAGCAGAGAGAAGAAAAATACGAACACAACAg TATGTGACGGATCCAGAATTGGCTGCCAAACGCAAAATTGCGCGGCAGCAGAAGAAGAAAGAAGCTAGGAAAAGGAAACTGGACACTGTAAGAGGGAAAAAAGTAATGAAGAAACGACCGAAAAAGGAAGTTGATTTAGATATCATATAA